One genomic window of Rubricoccus marinus includes the following:
- a CDS encoding TetR/AcrR family transcriptional regulator: protein MTADRSTPDRLLDLAAEHVERGGIHAFSFRDLAGPLGLTHAAVHYHFRSKADLAQALASQYRRRLLGELAALDDRESDPATRLRAFVAAYGEGVRAGRFCLCGMLASDASSLPEGVRAEVEAFFESVEGWLADTLCLGRRAGALAFDGEPADVAALALAAVEGAMLTAWSAPDADHADLRYRRATDALLSSLTPCPSLP from the coding sequence ATGACAGCTGATAGATCGACCCCCGACCGGCTCCTCGACCTCGCCGCCGAGCACGTCGAGCGCGGCGGCATACACGCCTTCAGCTTCCGCGACCTCGCTGGACCCCTCGGCCTTACTCACGCCGCCGTCCACTACCACTTCCGCTCCAAAGCGGACCTCGCCCAGGCCCTCGCCTCTCAGTACCGCCGGCGGCTCCTCGGAGAGCTGGCGGCCCTCGACGACCGCGAGAGCGACCCGGCCACGCGGCTCCGGGCTTTCGTCGCGGCTTACGGGGAGGGGGTCCGCGCTGGCCGGTTCTGCCTTTGTGGGATGCTCGCGTCCGACGCCAGCTCGCTCCCCGAAGGCGTCCGCGCCGAGGTTGAGGCCTTCTTCGAGTCCGTCGAGGGTTGGCTTGCCGACACGCTCTGCTTGGGCCGCCGCGCGGGCGCGCTCGCCTTCGACGGCGAACCGGCCGACGTCGCCGCGCTCGCGCTCGCCGCCGTCGAGGGCGCCATGCTCACGGCGTGGTCGGCACCCGACGCGGACCACGCCGACCTCCGCTACCGGCGGGCCACGGACGCCCTCCTCTCCTCGTTGACCCCCTGCCCCTCACTCCCTTGA